TTGGCGGCGAATTGGCGGAAGTTCGAGTCCTTGGCCGGATCGCCGCCGGCGTTCTTTTTTAAATTTTCGAAGTAAAGCTCGTGAAGGACCATGCCGTTGTATTCGAAGCCGAGACGCCGCTTCAGCTCGGAATAGGCCGGCATCTCTTCTTGATCGACCCGTCCGTCCTTCAGGACCTCGGCGATCTTTTCGTGGAGGGCGTTGGTTTCCTTGACGTAGCCCTCGTAAAGCTTGAAGTGGGTTTCCAAGGTTTTATCGGAGATGCCGCTCAGCCCGCTCAAGGGAAACTGCCGTGCTTTATAGATGGGAACTTCCATAAAAATTCCTTCCCTCGGGAAGAACGCGGGGCGCCTCTCCGGAGCGACCCAGGAAGCGGGCGCCCCGCGTTCGGGGAGGGGTATTGGGAAGCTAAAATTCCTTCATTTTTTCCCGGCCGCCCTCATAAGTGTCGCGTGGGAATCGCTCGCCGATTTGCTGCTGCTCTTCCTCATGGCGAGGTGGAACTTCGTTCTGGCGGCGTTCGGTCGTCGGCCGACCGCTCTGGCCCTGTTCCGGGCGAGTGATGGCCCCGGGGTGTTTGCCGGCTTTTCTTGCCTTTTTTTCTTTTTTGGCCATTTCCGGCTCCTTTTAAAAAGTTAAACAAGTCATTTTGTCTA
This bacterium DNA region includes the following protein-coding sequences:
- a CDS encoding Fe-Mn family superoxide dismutase, whose product is MEVPIYKARQFPLSGLSGISDKTLETHFKLYEGYVKETNALHEKIAEVLKDGRVDQEEMPAYSELKRRLGFEYNGMVLHELYFENLKKNAGGDPAKDSNFRQFAAKSFKDYETWKADFIGVGKMRGVGWAICYQDPANGQLSNHWISLHEIGNVAAFKPILVMDVWEHAFLLDYKPADRPKYIEAFFANIDWETVQRRLLRASARAAA